The nucleotide sequence CGCGGAAAATAAGACCCATATTCACAAGGCTGAGTTTGCCTTCGTTGCTTTCGGGATCAATTTTATTTACGTTTTCGTAAAGCAGCAAAGCCTCGTCATAGCGACGCAGATCGTGCAGGGCGCGTGCTTCCTGAAAGCGCGACGAGGCAAGGTATTTTGAATTGGGATAATTGGTGCGCAGCTGTTTAAGCAGATCAGCTTTTTCACTTTTTTTGCCGAGATAGCCAAAGGCCATTGCCTGCTGAAAAAGTGCGTAGTCTTTAAAATTATTATCACCTGTTTTTTCAGCTACTGCCTTACCATAAAACTCGGCCGCATTCACATAATCTTTCATCCGGAAATACGCATCGCCCATACGCAAATCAGCATCCATAAGCGTTTCAGACTGTTCGCCCGATGGCAGTGCCACAAATTTGCGAAACCAGAGCACGGCATTTTCCCAATCGCCTTTTTCAAAATAGCAGTAGGCAATGTTGTAGTTTACCAGATTGAAATTAGGCTGCAGGCTGGCACCGGGAGCCAGCTGAAAGGCTTTGTACTCGGCAATGGCCTTATCGTAGCTGCTGGTTTCCTTTCCTCCGTTTTTCTCACCGTTCTGGTACCAGGCTTCCCCTTTCCAGTAGCGTGCCTGCGCGGCAAGATCACGGTTAATGGGATAAGTGAGCGAAAGATCAAAATGCTTTACCGAGCCGGCATAATCGCCTTGCTGAAAAAGTTCAACTGCGCGGTTGTATGCCATTTGCTGATACACCGGATGCAGTGAGGGTTTGAGCACTTTTATGCGGCTTATCGACTGCAGGCCCAGCGCGTAGTTTTTATTGCTCAGATATACGTTGGTAAGCAGCGTGTAGGCTTCATCAGCACGCGGTGTGTTCGGATACTGATCAAGATAATTTTGTAAAGCCACAATCGCTTCGTTGTAGGGACTGAGTGAAAGTTCGTAACTCAGTCGGGCAAAGTTAAACAGCGCATCTTCACGTATCGCCGGATCAAATTTCAGTGCCGATGCTTTTCCAAACGCGGCCCTTGCCTCCACTTTGTTGTTCTGCTTCAGGTTGCAGTCGGCCAGGTGATACCAGGCATTCTGCTCCAGCAAATCAGCCGTATCACTCATTACTTGCTGAAAATATTCGGCAGCCTGCATGGCGCTGTCTGAGCGGTAATACGCATAACCAAGTTCGTAAGCTTCCTCGCGGGTAAGCACAGCTACACCTTTGCGGTAGCGTTGCAAATAGGGAATCGACTCGCGGAATTTACCCGTGCGGTAATACGATTCGCCAATGATGCGTGCAATTTGCGGCTGGCGTTTTTTATCGGCCGAATCGAGCAGCGGCGGCGCATATAATATCACCTGATCATAGCGCTTTTGCAAATAATAAATCTGCGCAATATAAAACGGCACCACCGGCCCGAATGATTCATTCGACACAAGGCGCTGAAAGCCTTGCAACGCCGTTTCATAATTCCCCTCCACATACGCAATGTGCGAGAAATAGTAATTTGCCGCCGCGCTGTATTTCGTATCTACATCCTTTATCTCATAAAAATCCTTCTTGGCCGAATCAACGTGTTCAAGCATATAATGTGCATAGCCACGCTTAAAATAAAACTCGGCTGTTTCTTCTTTTTTCAGGTTATAAAAATCAACCTTCTGCATCCATGCAAGCACATTGCGGTATTCCTTTTTGCGGAAATAATAGCGTGCAAGCTGAAAACAGGCACCGGGCACTTTCTGGCTTTCCGGGTGGCGTTCAATAAACCCGGAAAGGCGCCATTCAGCATCTTTGTGAAAGAGTTCAAGTGCG is from Bacteroidota bacterium and encodes:
- a CDS encoding tetratricopeptide repeat protein — encoded protein: MVAIRIYFLLVFSLGLCAVGLQAQQTQTYVAPDADFRKGLDLFEKQKYEAAQVVFDEYVRTHRDKKNLYAVDAEYYAAICALELFHKDAEWRLSGFIERHPESQKVPGACFQLARYYFRKKEYRNVLAWMQKVDFYNLKKEETAEFYFKRGYAHYMLEHVDSAKKDFYEIKDVDTKYSAAANYYFSHIAYVEGNYETALQGFQRLVSNESFGPVVPFYIAQIYYLQKRYDQVILYAPPLLDSADKKRQPQIARIIGESYYRTGKFRESIPYLQRYRKGVAVLTREEAYELGYAYYRSDSAMQAAEYFQQVMSDTADLLEQNAWYHLADCNLKQNNKVEARAAFGKASALKFDPAIREDALFNFARLSYELSLSPYNEAIVALQNYLDQYPNTPRADEAYTLLTNVYLSNKNYALGLQSISRIKVLKPSLHPVYQQMAYNRAVELFQQGDYAGSVKHFDLSLTYPINRDLAAQARYWKGEAWYQNGEKNGGKETSSYDKAIAEYKAFQLAPGASLQPNFNLVNYNIAYCYFEKGDWENAVLWFRKFVALPSGEQSETLMDADLRMGDAYFRMKDYVNAAEFYGKAVAEKTGDNNFKDYALFQQAMAFGYLGKKSEKADLLKQLRTNYPNSKYLASSRFQEARALHDLRRYDEALLLYENVNKIDPESNEGKLSLVNMGLIFRAKNEQQKALEQFKKAANAYRNDGTGQLPGIMREIKEIYVAMGQLDQWEAYSASQGFAESQQVADSTTFVVADRFYKEGNCPEALKQLNKYILKYPSGSYITDVHFMRAECSFKEGDTITALGSYVAVINKGRTRYSEQSLVRASFLYFRTGDYRNAIKTYKRLQKESTDPELKNTATINLMLAHMNLSEYDSAAVYAPAVLEVPKLPNGIVVKAHYLRGRQEFANLNDKEAEVHFNKVIKMQPLTDFAAEASYSILVIKYRRKEYKKVEKEGLKFVSDYAAYPQWSGRAMLLLADNYLAMKDKFQAKLVLQNYIDNGNVPELVQQAKDKLAAIEAEEKAVQRKGPEELEIPIETQEGGGQ